One region of Arcobacter sp. CECT 8983 genomic DNA includes:
- the bioD gene encoding dethiobiotin synthase, with translation MKKTIFITATNTDVGKTFACEKFIRYYSKKGLKVGYFKPIETGVISSPLDGSKMLNLVKELNPSFNFEMKDVVPYQFKLPAAPFVAKNDTKIDLDFLLAKKKELEAKCDILIIEGAGGLMVPIEKDFFIIDLIKFFNAEAKLITPSKLGCINDTLLSINALKSKEIEFEWYINLFLDKDSFEEVSLPFYKEYFKEIKYLQDI, from the coding sequence ATGAAAAAAACAATTTTTATTACAGCTACAAATACCGATGTTGGTAAAACTTTTGCTTGCGAAAAATTTATTAGGTATTACTCAAAAAAAGGTTTAAAAGTAGGATACTTTAAACCTATTGAAACGGGAGTAATCAGCTCTCCTTTAGATGGTTCTAAAATGCTAAACTTAGTAAAAGAATTAAATCCATCTTTTAATTTTGAGATGAAAGATGTAGTTCCTTATCAATTTAAACTTCCTGCTGCTCCATTTGTAGCTAAAAATGATACAAAAATAGATTTAGATTTTTTATTGGCAAAAAAGAAAGAACTTGAAGCAAAGTGTGACATTTTGATTATTGAAGGTGCTGGTGGACTTATGGTTCCTATTGAAAAAGATTTTTTTATTATTGATTTAATAAAATTCTTTAATGCAGAAGCAAAACTAATAACACCATCAAAACTTGGGTGTATAAATGATACTTTACTTTCTATAAATGCTTTAAAATCAAAAGAGATAGAGTTTGAATGGTATATAAATCTATTTTTAGATAAAGATAGCTTTGAAGAAGTATCACTACCATTTTATAAAGAGTATTTCAAAGAGATAAAATACCTTCAAGACATATAG
- a CDS encoding EAL domain-containing protein: MSKLKEVNFWLVYIVVSVLILTAAIFIFYYEWIINKNKYAQNLTNFNKISVQSTISSFRNKESTLKILGENLLELDTLNNPENGRKIINDMKRVNKGVVAFGLARYDGQLLLISTIKSLENLPNLMDNKLTGKSFAKARDSQKMHLGRTYYMEELGKWVIPIRMGIQDKTGKTPLVMTAGIDVDSDNSILSIKELPNNLKVQLLRDDGFLQFQMPIDSSLEDVYSKEYDFTKFKQVNKVKEFSSEVITVKANGKKCMMSVIYLDEYNLYSLVSIPYDVVTKDFNKKLIIAMTLLFILLGILYFLFSYSIKIQTRTRNELKYIANHDTLTGVYNRYSLNQEITKRMQEGKNFYVFFLDLDNFKYINDTYGHQVGDKLLKNVARRLKARLFKRDFISRNSADEFIVLIDERSEETVRTIAKKILDIFTDNFKIGDIELFTGVSIGISRYNKSKTTTSELLNQADMALYKAKENKNSYVIFSKSIYGNTKEIVQIETQLRKAINDNEFSLVYQPKINSKNHEIMGVEALIRWNNKKLGFVSPEKFIKVAEKSGIINEIGEFVIRKAQEDIFDVWEKTSKEFTLSVNVSPRQLASIKEMNRFKKIILNSSFPNDKFMIEITENIFVGDVKRIILFLNTIKSYNVSISLDDFGTGYSSLSILSKLPISELKIDKSFIHNMFLNDENMKLVKSIVNIGKDINLKVVAEGVEEQKELELLESFGCDIYQGYYFSKPLSKEELINFIKSKI, encoded by the coding sequence ATGTCAAAGCTCAAAGAAGTTAACTTTTGGCTTGTTTATATTGTTGTTAGTGTATTAATTTTAACAGCTGCAATTTTTATTTTTTATTATGAATGGATTATAAATAAAAACAAATATGCCCAAAACCTAACAAATTTTAATAAAATTAGTGTTCAAAGTACAATTTCATCTTTTAGAAATAAAGAGTCTACTTTAAAAATATTAGGAGAGAACCTTTTAGAATTAGATACTTTAAATAATCCAGAAAATGGAAGAAAAATAATAAATGATATGAAAAGAGTAAATAAAGGAGTAGTCGCTTTTGGTTTAGCAAGGTACGATGGACAACTACTTCTTATTTCTACAATTAAAAGTTTAGAAAATCTACCTAATTTAATGGACAATAAACTAACAGGTAAAAGTTTTGCAAAAGCAAGAGATAGTCAAAAGATGCATTTAGGCAGAACTTATTATATGGAAGAACTAGGTAAATGGGTTATTCCAATTAGAATGGGAATTCAGGATAAAACAGGGAAAACTCCTTTAGTTATGACTGCTGGTATTGATGTTGATTCTGATAATAGTATTTTAAGTATAAAAGAGTTACCTAATAATTTGAAAGTACAACTTTTAAGAGATGATGGTTTTCTTCAATTTCAAATGCCAATAGATAGCTCTTTGGAAGATGTCTATTCAAAAGAGTATGATTTCACTAAGTTTAAGCAAGTTAATAAAGTAAAAGAGTTTTCTTCTGAAGTTATTACTGTTAAAGCAAATGGTAAAAAATGTATGATGTCTGTTATTTACCTAGATGAATATAATTTATATTCCTTAGTTTCTATTCCCTATGATGTGGTTACAAAAGATTTCAATAAAAAACTTATCATTGCAATGACACTATTATTTATTCTTCTTGGAATTTTATATTTTCTATTTAGCTATAGTATTAAAATTCAAACTCGTACTAGAAATGAACTAAAATATATAGCAAACCACGATACCTTAACAGGAGTTTATAATAGATACTCATTAAATCAAGAGATTACAAAAAGAATGCAAGAGGGTAAAAACTTTTATGTATTTTTCTTAGACCTTGATAACTTTAAATATATAAATGATACTTATGGACATCAAGTTGGTGATAAACTGTTAAAAAATGTTGCTAGGCGTTTAAAAGCAAGATTATTTAAAAGAGATTTTATATCTAGAAATTCAGCTGATGAGTTTATTGTTTTAATTGATGAAAGAAGTGAAGAGACAGTAAGAACAATTGCAAAAAAAATCTTAGATATTTTTACAGATAATTTTAAGATTGGAGATATTGAATTATTTACGGGAGTTAGCATTGGTATCTCAAGATATAATAAAAGTAAAACAACAACTTCTGAACTTTTAAATCAAGCGGACATGGCATTATATAAAGCAAAAGAAAATAAAAATTCATATGTAATATTTTCAAAATCAATTTATGGAAATACAAAAGAGATTGTTCAAATAGAGACACAACTTAGAAAAGCAATAAATGATAATGAATTCTCTTTAGTTTATCAACCTAAAATCAATTCAAAAAATCACGAAATAATGGGAGTAGAAGCACTTATAAGATGGAATAATAAAAAGCTTGGTTTTGTATCTCCAGAGAAATTTATAAAAGTAGCTGAAAAAAGTGGAATCATAAATGAAATAGGTGAATTTGTAATAAGAAAAGCCCAAGAAGATATATTTGATGTATGGGAAAAAACTTCAAAAGAGTTTACTCTTTCTGTAAATGTTTCTCCTAGACAATTAGCCTCAATAAAAGAGATGAATAGATTTAAAAAGATTATTTTAAACAGTAGTTTTCCAAATGATAAATTTATGATTGAAATAACTGAGAATATTTTTGTGGGAGACGTTAAAAGAATCATTCTATTTTTAAATACAATAAAATCATATAATGTAAGTATCTCTTTGGATGATTTTGGTACAGGATATTCATCTTTAAGTATTTTAAGTAAACTTCCTATTTCAGAACTAAAAATTGACAAATCTTTTATTCATAATATGTTTTTAAATGATGAAAATATGAAACTTGTAAAATCAATTGTAAATATTGGAAAAGATATAAATTTAAAAGTTGTAGCAGAAGGTGTTGAAGAACAAAAAGAGTTAGAACTTTTAGAAAGTTTTGGATGTGACATTTATCAAGGATATTATTTCAGTAAACCTCTTTCAAAAGAAGAACTTATAAACTTTATAAAGTCTAAAATATAA
- the clpS gene encoding ATP-dependent Clp protease adapter ClpS translates to MANELEIELDSNLEVSEPKKYKVILLNDDYSTMDFVIDVLTNIFRKSVDEATQIMLNIHNKGREVCGIYSHEIAATKVAQVKTQAREKGFPLKAIMEEE, encoded by the coding sequence GTGGCAAATGAATTAGAAATAGAATTGGATAGTAATTTAGAGGTTTCAGAACCTAAAAAGTACAAAGTAATTTTATTAAATGATGATTATTCAACTATGGATTTTGTTATTGATGTATTAACAAATATATTTAGAAAAAGTGTTGATGAAGCAACTCAAATTATGTTAAATATTCATAATAAAGGTAGGGAAGTTTGTGGAATTTATAGCCATGAAATAGCTGCTACAAAGGTTGCACAAGTTAAAACACAAGCAAGAGAGAAAGGTTTCCCTCTAAAAGCTATAATGGAAGAAGAATAG
- the clpA gene encoding ATP-dependent Clp protease ATP-binding subunit ClpA produces the protein MISKELRNIFGQAVSYAKKSRHEYLTVEHIFLMLLHDEVIENLFVDLGLDQEKIFNEIKKYIEENTPIFPENVQDEPIETLTLTSTIENMVAHTQTSGRGNASVEDMFVAILKNDKSYATYILKSAGVERIDILEEISHRENEPENLDQKEEKEDNKVLDKNSTELVSLAKNGEIDPVIGRSLEINRVIQILGRRKKNNPILVGEPGVGKTAIAEGLALEIANKRVPEFLEDAKVYSLDMGSMVAGTKYRGDFEKKLKSLLKEISKIPNAILFIDEIHTIVGAGSVGGSAMDASNILKPMLANGKLKCIGATTFSEFRNDFSKDKALSRRFAKVDIEEPSIEDAITILQGLKPKYEEFHSVSYNASAIESAVELSKKYISDRFLPDSAIDVIDEAGASKKIEYAKVNKKSIKILQKDIEDTVARMAHVPSKSTTKSDVSLLKNLESRMQKRVFGQDIAISTIVQSIKRNKAGLGLDKKPIGSFLFTGPTGVGKTEVARELSNQLGIHFERFDMSEYMEAHTVSRLIGAPAGYVGFENGGLLTEAIRKHPHCVLLLDEIEKAHPDLMSILLQVMDNAELTDNSGNKADFQNVVLIMTSNLGASEANVMGFAKNDSLNEDKAVNKFFAPEFRNRLDATVPFAPLEQNIVAKVAGKFVEDLEKQLENKKIKISITVKAKNELARLGYDKAMGARPLNRVISDKIKNVLTDEILFGKLKKGGQVKIDFVKDEFKFTYKALESKNTKSTQ, from the coding sequence ATGATAAGTAAAGAATTAAGAAACATATTTGGACAAGCTGTAAGTTATGCTAAAAAAAGTAGGCATGAGTATTTAACAGTAGAACATATCTTTCTTATGCTTCTACATGATGAGGTAATTGAAAATCTTTTTGTAGATTTAGGACTTGATCAAGAAAAAATATTCAATGAAATAAAAAAGTATATTGAAGAAAATACTCCTATTTTCCCTGAAAATGTTCAAGATGAGCCAATTGAAACTCTAACTTTAACTTCTACAATTGAGAATATGGTAGCCCATACACAAACAAGTGGAAGAGGAAATGCCAGCGTAGAAGATATGTTTGTTGCAATTTTAAAAAATGATAAATCTTACGCAACATATATTCTAAAATCTGCTGGTGTTGAAAGAATTGATATTTTAGAAGAGATTTCACATAGAGAAAATGAACCAGAGAACTTAGATCAAAAAGAAGAAAAAGAAGATAATAAAGTTTTAGATAAAAACTCAACTGAACTTGTAAGCTTAGCAAAAAATGGTGAGATTGACCCAGTTATTGGAAGAAGTTTAGAAATAAATAGAGTTATTCAAATATTAGGTAGAAGAAAGAAAAATAATCCTATTTTAGTAGGTGAACCTGGAGTTGGTAAAACAGCAATTGCAGAAGGTTTAGCCTTAGAAATTGCAAATAAAAGAGTTCCTGAGTTTTTAGAAGATGCAAAAGTATACTCTTTGGATATGGGTTCAATGGTAGCAGGAACTAAATATAGAGGTGATTTTGAGAAAAAACTAAAATCACTTCTAAAAGAGATTTCAAAAATTCCTAATGCCATACTATTTATTGATGAAATTCATACAATAGTCGGAGCAGGAAGTGTTGGTGGAAGTGCAATGGATGCTTCAAATATCTTAAAACCAATGCTTGCAAATGGAAAGTTAAAATGTATAGGGGCAACTACTTTTTCTGAATTTAGAAATGATTTCTCAAAAGATAAAGCTTTAAGTAGAAGATTTGCAAAAGTTGATATTGAAGAGCCTAGTATTGAAGATGCAATAACTATTCTACAAGGTTTAAAACCTAAATATGAAGAGTTTCATAGTGTTAGTTATAATGCTTCTGCAATTGAATCAGCAGTTGAATTAAGTAAGAAATATATTTCAGATAGATTTTTACCTGATAGTGCAATTGATGTTATTGATGAAGCAGGTGCAAGTAAAAAAATCGAGTATGCAAAAGTAAATAAAAAAAGTATAAAAATTTTACAAAAAGATATTGAGGATACAGTTGCAAGAATGGCACATGTTCCTTCAAAATCAACTACTAAATCTGATGTTTCTTTACTTAAAAATCTTGAATCTAGAATGCAAAAAAGAGTATTTGGTCAAGATATTGCTATTTCAACAATTGTTCAATCAATTAAAAGAAATAAAGCAGGACTTGGATTAGATAAGAAACCAATTGGAAGTTTTCTTTTCACAGGACCTACAGGAGTTGGTAAAACTGAAGTGGCACGTGAGTTATCAAATCAATTAGGTATTCATTTTGAAAGATTTGATATGAGTGAATATATGGAAGCACATACTGTTTCAAGGCTTATTGGAGCACCTGCTGGATATGTTGGTTTTGAAAATGGTGGATTATTAACTGAAGCTATTAGAAAGCATCCTCACTGTGTTTTATTACTTGATGAAATTGAAAAAGCACATCCTGATTTGATGTCTATTTTACTTCAAGTTATGGATAATGCAGAACTAACAGATAATAGTGGAAATAAAGCAGATTTCCAAAATGTTGTTTTAATTATGACTTCAAATCTTGGTGCTAGTGAAGCAAATGTTATGGGATTTGCTAAAAATGATTCGTTGAATGAGGATAAAGCAGTAAATAAATTTTTTGCACCAGAGTTTAGAAATAGACTTGATGCCACAGTACCTTTTGCACCATTAGAGCAAAATATTGTTGCAAAAGTAGCTGGTAAATTTGTTGAAGATTTAGAAAAACAATTAGAGAATAAAAAGATTAAAATCTCAATTACTGTAAAAGCTAAAAATGAGTTAGCAAGACTTGGTTATGACAAAGCAATGGGTGCTAGACCTCTTAATAGAGTTATTTCAGATAAAATTAAAAATGTACTTACGGATGAGATTTTATTTGGAAAACTTAAAAAAGGTGGTCAAGTTAAGATTGATTTTGTAAAAGATGAGTTTAAATTTACTTATAAAGCTTTAGAGTCAAAAAACACAAAAAGTACACAATAG
- a CDS encoding c-type cytochrome has translation MRKILVSSFVAIAILTGCSESSEKTEKEVAQAEVKVEKEASAESKLVDQVKESTSKITEVVKSASSEVASKVVEESKQIAQKGTDAAKSISSKAEVVAKELTDEIVNKTKEAKTSIESSIDNIVETKKDTNVASKGKSLYLKCAGCHGQNGEMKALGKSQVIKGWDKDKVLNALVGYKEGTYGAAMKGVMIAQVSSLSKEDLEVLSEYIASF, from the coding sequence ATGAGGAAAATTTTAGTAAGTTCTTTTGTAGCAATAGCTATTTTAACAGGATGTTCTGAGTCTAGTGAAAAAACTGAAAAAGAAGTAGCACAAGCAGAAGTAAAAGTTGAAAAAGAGGCAAGTGCTGAATCAAAACTTGTAGATCAAGTTAAAGAATCAACTTCAAAAATTACAGAAGTAGTTAAAAGTGCAAGCTCTGAAGTAGCTTCAAAGGTAGTTGAAGAGTCTAAACAAATTGCCCAAAAGGGAACTGATGCTGCTAAGAGTATTAGCTCAAAAGCTGAAGTTGTAGCAAAAGAGTTAACAGATGAAATTGTTAATAAAACAAAAGAAGCAAAAACAAGTATTGAATCAAGTATTGATAATATTGTTGAAACAAAAAAAGATACAAATGTTGCTTCAAAAGGTAAATCTTTATATCTAAAATGTGCAGGTTGCCATGGACAAAATGGAGAAATGAAAGCTTTAGGAAAATCTCAAGTAATTAAAGGTTGGGATAAAGATAAAGTTTTAAATGCTTTAGTTGGATATAAAGAAGGTACATATGGTGCAGCTATGAAAGGTGTTATGATTGCTCAAGTAAGCTCTTTATCGAAAGAAGATTTAGAAGTATTATCAGAATATATAGCCTCTTTTTAA
- a CDS encoding HD domain-containing phosphohydrolase, whose product MKHKKLFLKIKPTISVILVFLISSVIVTTLSLQYYFFKDLAFDATKNNFKLLSEKIEQKISSFDKANSNILKTISPSNEMQEFPLANKKHSLLRQLTVILNNNKHIYAIYAGNKNGNFYEVINLNISKDLRKKYNATNEARWLIIKIYEEDNKRYQYEQLLSKNLKVLDTKRKLSLYDPSNRPWFKEAFTSYEKVIKTKPYQYTNIDQLGITYAKKIHNKDIVLGLDVSLESISSFLNEQAIIKKNEIFLFHEDEEIIASANIEKNIKVVPYKKLISFAKNKKIDKIHFNIEKEKEYFVYYSLIHSEFEIKDHLAIAIPIDTIMRPYISKIYNSFMITIMILTLSVPLIWYATKVLVDPIQKLEKENIKIMNRDYDNVNLIKTRIKEYHELSQSLYKMSISIREFEEKQEELMDSFIQLIASAIDAKSKYTGGHCERVPILTIALANAAAACDEGIFKEFNLSTKDQKRELSIAAWLHDCGKVTTPEYVVDKATKLETIYNRIHEIRTRFEVIHRDLTIKMYENILAGANKEKEEQKLHEEHAKLFKEFEIIANANIGGEFMHDEDIEKINEIAQRKWTKYFDDTIGLSYDERNRIKDINRFFPKEEKLLCDKNEHLIERKHFLKEEFDKYNFKMEIPKYLYNLGEVYNLTIKKGTLSEEERFKINEHMIMTIKMLEQLPFPKNLKRVPEYAAAHHETLIGTGYPRKLKKEDMSIPARIMAIADIFEALTAADRPYKEAKKLSESLKILSFMVKDEHIDEDIFKLFLTSGVYMTYAKKYLKEEQIDEVDISKYV is encoded by the coding sequence ATGAAACATAAGAAACTATTTCTAAAAATTAAACCTACCATCTCAGTAATACTTGTTTTTTTAATCTCTTCTGTTATAGTTACTACCCTTTCATTACAATACTATTTCTTTAAAGACTTAGCTTTTGATGCAACAAAAAATAACTTTAAACTGCTATCTGAAAAAATAGAACAAAAAATAAGCTCTTTTGATAAAGCAAATAGCAATATTTTAAAGACAATCTCACCTTCTAATGAAATGCAGGAGTTTCCTCTAGCTAATAAAAAACATAGTTTACTTAGACAACTAACAGTAATCTTGAATAATAATAAACATATCTATGCAATCTATGCAGGAAATAAAAATGGCAATTTTTATGAAGTGATAAATCTAAATATCTCTAAAGATTTAAGAAAAAAATATAATGCAACAAATGAAGCAAGATGGTTAATAATAAAAATTTATGAAGAAGATAACAAAAGATACCAATATGAACAACTTTTAAGTAAAAATTTAAAAGTTTTAGATACTAAAAGAAAACTATCTTTATATGACCCAAGTAATAGGCCATGGTTTAAAGAAGCTTTTACTTCATATGAAAAAGTAATTAAAACAAAACCCTATCAATATACAAATATTGATCAATTAGGTATTACTTATGCAAAGAAAATTCATAACAAAGATATTGTTTTAGGTCTTGATGTTTCATTAGAAAGTATTTCTAGCTTTTTAAATGAACAAGCTATTATTAAAAAAAATGAGATATTTTTATTTCATGAAGATGAAGAAATAATTGCTTCTGCAAATATAGAAAAAAATATAAAGGTTGTTCCATATAAAAAACTTATCTCTTTTGCAAAGAATAAAAAAATAGATAAGATACATTTTAATATTGAAAAAGAAAAAGAGTATTTTGTATATTACTCTCTTATCCATTCAGAATTTGAAATAAAAGATCATCTAGCTATAGCAATTCCTATTGATACTATAATGAGACCCTACATCAGCAAGATTTATAACTCTTTTATGATTACAATAATGATTTTAACACTAAGTGTTCCTCTTATTTGGTACGCAACTAAAGTTTTAGTTGATCCAATACAAAAACTTGAAAAAGAGAATATTAAAATCATGAATAGAGATTATGACAATGTTAACTTAATAAAAACAAGAATAAAAGAGTACCATGAACTATCTCAATCTTTATATAAGATGTCTATTTCTATAAGAGAGTTTGAAGAAAAACAAGAGGAGCTAATGGACTCTTTCATTCAACTTATTGCAAGTGCCATTGATGCAAAATCTAAATATACAGGTGGTCATTGTGAAAGAGTTCCAATTTTAACTATTGCTTTAGCAAATGCTGCAGCAGCTTGTGATGAAGGAATATTTAAAGAGTTTAATCTCTCTACTAAAGATCAAAAAAGAGAACTTAGCATTGCAGCTTGGCTTCATGATTGTGGTAAAGTTACTACACCTGAATATGTAGTTGATAAAGCAACAAAACTTGAAACTATTTATAATAGAATTCATGAAATAAGAACTAGATTTGAAGTTATTCATAGAGACTTAACAATTAAAATGTATGAAAATATCTTAGCAGGAGCAAATAAAGAAAAAGAAGAACAAAAACTTCACGAAGAGCATGCAAAACTATTTAAAGAGTTTGAGATAATTGCTAATGCAAATATCGGTGGAGAGTTTATGCACGATGAAGATATTGAAAAAATAAATGAAATTGCACAAAGAAAATGGACAAAATACTTTGATGACACTATAGGTTTATCCTATGATGAAAGAAATAGAATAAAAGATATTAATAGGTTCTTCCCAAAAGAAGAAAAGTTATTATGTGATAAAAATGAACATCTAATAGAAAGAAAACATTTTTTGAAAGAAGAGTTTGATAAATATAATTTTAAAATGGAAATACCAAAATATCTTTATAATCTAGGGGAAGTTTACAATTTAACTATAAAAAAAGGAACTCTTTCGGAGGAAGAAAGATTTAAAATTAATGAACATATGATTATGACAATAAAAATGTTAGAACAACTACCTTTCCCTAAAAATTTAAAAAGAGTTCCAGAATATGCAGCTGCTCACCATGAAACACTTATAGGAACTGGATATCCTAGAAAACTAAAAAAAGAAGATATGTCAATTCCTGCAAGAATCATGGCAATTGCTGATATTTTTGAAGCTTTAACAGCTGCTGATAGACCATATAAAGAAGCAAAAAAACTTTCTGAGTCACTAAAAATACTTAGTTTTATGGTAAAAGATGAACATATTGATGAAGATATATTTAAACTATTTTTAACAAGTGGTGTTTATATGACTTATGCAAAGAAGTATTTAAAAGAAGAACAAATTGACGAAGTAGATATTTCTAAATATGTATAA
- a CDS encoding ferredoxin-thioredoxin reductase catalytic domain-containing protein encodes MIKKIDIQSDEFQTELELTKQFTNKVCEEHGFFYNPEDDVNESIQLGLTRNKMIYGQRYCPCFMVVGETASQREKEENRLCPCTPALTKEIPQKGHCHCGIFCTKEHIDSLIQKDEVKQEVEHSQGLSKEDCENLLKKEQLTASEVEILLEARQLNLVNFLLVDTREWMEWVGARIKGTDFLVPTTSFYQALEQIDDKKDIPMIVYCHSGSRSAYCQKIMLDMGFKSVANLDYGIVTFRGELLSGE; translated from the coding sequence ATGATTAAAAAAATTGATATTCAAAGTGATGAGTTTCAAACAGAATTGGAACTTACAAAACAGTTTACTAATAAAGTATGTGAAGAACATGGTTTTTTTTATAATCCAGAAGATGATGTAAATGAGTCAATACAACTTGGATTAACAAGAAATAAAATGATTTATGGGCAAAGGTATTGTCCCTGTTTTATGGTAGTAGGAGAAACTGCATCTCAAAGAGAAAAAGAAGAAAATAGATTATGTCCCTGTACCCCAGCTCTTACAAAAGAAATTCCCCAAAAAGGGCACTGCCACTGTGGAATCTTTTGTACAAAAGAACATATAGATTCTTTAATTCAAAAAGATGAAGTAAAACAAGAAGTTGAACACTCACAAGGTCTTTCAAAAGAAGATTGTGAAAATCTTTTAAAGAAAGAACAACTTACAGCAAGTGAAGTTGAAATTTTATTAGAAGCAAGACAGTTAAATCTTGTAAACTTTTTATTAGTTGACACAAGAGAGTGGATGGAATGGGTTGGCGCAAGAATAAAAGGAACAGATTTTTTAGTTCCAACAACTTCATTTTATCAAGCTTTAGAGCAGATTGATGATAAAAAAGATATTCCAATGATAGTTTATTGTCATAGTGGAAGTAGAAGTGCTTATTGCCAAAAGATTATGCTTGACATGGGCTTTAAATCAGTTGCAAACTTAGATTATGGAATAGTAACTTTTAGAGGTGAACTTTTATCTGGAGAGTAA